The following DNA comes from Methanothrix sp..
GGAGAGCATGGAGCGGCTGGGCATAAAGCCTGAGATCTACCGGGCGGATCTCCTCTACAAGGAGGGCAGATATAACGAGGCCATCAAGACTGCTTTCTCCCGAAAGGATGAGATCGCCCGTATACTGAAAGAGGTCTCGGGCCGCGCCGTCCCCGAGGGCTGGAGCCCCTTTGATGCCATCTGCTCCGTCTGCGGCCGGACGAACACCACCCGGGTTACCGGATTCGACCTGGATGCCGAGACGGTGGACTATGTCTGCTCCTGCGGCAGCCAGGGCACAGTTCCCATGGCTGGCGGGGGGAAGCTGGTCTGGCGGGTGGACTGGCCGGCCCGCTGGCCCATATTCCAGGTGACAGTTGAGCCCTTCGGCAAGGATCATGCTACTGCAGGGGGCTCATATGATACCGGCAAGAGGATCAGTGAGGAGATCTACAATTACCCCGCTCCCTTCCCCGTGGTCTACGAATGGATCCATCTCAAGGGCGTGGGGGCTATGCACAGCTCCACTGGGATTGTGGTCACCATCCAGGAGATGCTGGATGTCGTCCCGCCGGAGGTTTTGCGCTACCTGATCATCAGAAACAAGCCGGAAAAGCATATCGAGTTCGACCCCGGCCTGCCCCTGTTGAGCCTGGTGGATGAGTATGACCAGAGAAAAGGGGATGAGAGGGCCATAGAGCTCTCCAATGTCAGCAAGAGCGGACCCTTTGGGATACCATTCAGACATATGGTCACTGCTGTGCAGATCGCTCGCGGAGATGAGGAGCAGCTCTTCGTCGCTCTGGAGAGGTCCGGCTATGATGTGGTATCCAGAAGAGAGGAGATCCTGGCCCGGGCCAGGAATGTGCAGGTCTGGCTGGAGAAGTATGCTCCCCCTTATGTCAAGTTCCAGTTACAAGAGAAGCTCCCCGCAGAGGTGAACAACCTCTCTGCCGCCGAACGGCAGGGCCTGGGCCTTCTTGCTCAGAGAATAGATGAGAAGACCGCCGCCGAGATCCATGACCTGGTCTATGCCGTGGCCAAGGAGATGAACCTTGACTCCAAGAAGTTCTTCCAGGCGGTATACCTGGCATTCCTGGGTGACAGGCAAGGGCCTAAGGCGGGCTGGTTCCTGGCCAGCCTGGACAGGGATTTTGTCCGGTCCAGGCTAGAAGAGGCAGCCGGATCCCCGGACTGAAAGGAGATGCGTCGATGGGCCAGCCTCACAGGATCTATCTTGCCGGTCCCATATTCTCTGCCGGGGAGATCGCCTGGGCAAGAGAGCTATGCAACGCCCTCCGAGAATGGCTTGAAGAGGCTGATGTGAACGGCCAGATCATTTGGCCCTATGAGCTCTCCACAAACCAATGGGGGGCGAAGGAGATCTTCCAGGAGAACCTGAGGGCTCTGGATAGCTGCGATCTGATGGTGGCCATCCTGGACGGGCCCCAGGTGGATGATGGCACCGCCTGGGAGATCGGCCATTTCTTCCAGCAGAGAAAGAGGGTTCTGGGGATAAGAACCGATATCAGGAATGCAGGGGAGCTCAAGGCCTCCCGCATCAACCTGATGATCGAGTTCTCCTGCCTGAGCATATCCTCAAGCATCAGGGAACTCTATTCTGAGCTGGAGGGGCTGCTGGCTTGACTGCTGGACTGCCTGCTCCTGGCACCTGCTCCTCCTCCTCTTCAGGCTCAACCGCCCCCTCCGCTTCCTCCATAGCCCCCGTCTTCGGCGCCCCTCTTCTTCTGGCAGAGGGAAAGGAACGGCTTCTCATCGCCTCCGACATCCACCTGGGCCTGGAGTATGAGCTCTGGCTGGGAGGGGTGTCCATACCCAGCCAGACCAAAAAGATCCTCGCCGCCCTGAAGGGATACCTGGAAGCGATCCGCCCGGATAGGCTGCTGATCCTGGGAGACCTGAAGCACAATGTGCCAAAGACGAGCTGGCAGGAGAGAAGGGAGATCCCCGGTTTCCTCCACCAGCTATCTGGACTGACAAAGGTGGATATCGTCTCGGGAAACCACGACAGCAACCTGGCAGATATGGTTCCCCTGGGGGTCAGAGTCCATCCCCCTTCTGGAATTGTGCGGGAGGGCAGGGGCTACTTTCACGGCCATACCTGGCCGGAGGAGAGGGTGGTGCGCTCGGGCCTATTGGTTGCCGCCCATCTTCATCCCGCAGTAAGGCTCAAAGATCCTCTGGGCAACTCTCAGAGCCATCCCGTCTGGGCCCGGGCGCCCCTAAAGGCAGAGGCGATAGAGGAGCATTACGGCCTTGCCTCCTCCGGGGAGATCATCATCATGCCGGCCTTCAACCCCCTCTGTGGCGGACTGGCTCTCAATGAGCCGGCAGAGGATATGCGCGGCCCGGTGCTGGCGATGGCCGATATGGAATGTGCTCGTCTCTATCTGCTGGATGGCACTGATCTTGGCCTGCTGGCGGAGATAAAGGCCTCTGGAGGGGGGTCGATCTGAGGCAGAGCAAGGATTATCTGCTCTCCCTCAACTATGCAGCAGGATAAGAGGGATCTGATGGTGAACGATAAAGATCGACTGCTGAGGCTGCTGATTGAGAGGTCGCTGGAGATAAGGCCGGTCACCCTCTCCTCCGGCCGGAAGAGCGACTACTACATAGACTGCAAGAGGGTCACATTGAGCCCGGAAGGGGCCTATCTTACTGCCAGGCTGATGCTGGAGATGATCCATCCCCAGGCCTCGGCCATCGGCGGGCTGACCTTGGGGGCGGACCCCATTGTATCGGCCATATCCGTCCTGAGCCATCTGCAGGGCAGGGGGCTGGCAGGGTTGATAGTGAGAAAGGAGCCCAAGAAGCATGGCACCATGAGCTATGTGGAGGGTCCGATGCTGGAAGAAGGGGCAAAGGTGGCAGTGGTGGAGGATGTTGTCACCTCCGGAGCCTCACTGCTGAGGGCCATTGAAAGGATTGCCGCTGCCGGCTATGAGCCGGTGCAGGCCTTGGCCATACTAGACCGCCAGGAGGGGGGGCGCGAGGCCATCGAGGAGCGCGGATTCCACCTGCAGGCGCTCTATAATCGCAGCGATCTGGGATTGGATGACCAAAAAGCAAATTAGTTGGAGCTTGAGCTGACCTTGCACATTCTATCCTGGTGCAGGGCCTCCCAATTCCGGAGCCTCCTTTCAGCCCCTTTGCTCGGTTGCCGGTCTGTTCCGTTCTGGATTCAGATCATACAAGTATGGGGCATCCTCTGGGTGAGGCGCTCTATAGCCATCTGGACTGATGGGCATGGTGCTGTTTCCCATCAACTGGCTCTGATTCAGAGGAGCATAGCCCGGCGGATAGAGTTCAGATCCGTTTATCCCTTGGGGGCCCTCGCCTGACTGGGGTGAGATGCCCGCGGGATACATCTGACCGGGCTGCATGGGCATAGTCTGGCCCATGACCATGAGGGTGGACAACAGGGCCAGATTTCTCCAGGACCCATCTTCTGCATACAATACCTGAGAGGCTATAGTATAATTGCCGCTTTGCATTGCTCTTATGGGATAACTGATGGGCGCGGTTATGCCGGGATACAGTTGTGCTGTCTGACCTTCCGGATTGCTGGTCTCAATGCCCGGAGGGAGTTCGGGTGTGACAATCGCCTGAGTGGCGTCGCTTCCGTAATAGGTCAGCGAAACTGTTACCATAGCATTCTCGCCTACATTTAACGCTGGAGGCACGCTCTGATAGGCGGTCAGTTGTGCCACGGCCGACCACATGAGCGCACCTATCCCGAGGAGCAAAAGAACCCACACCAATCCCAAATGTTTCATCGAGCTTCCTTTTTTCCCGGCGAGATTTAAAGATAGCTGTCATACGAGATTTATATGAGCTCTACTTGCCATATCGATAATGATTCTATCGAATAAGAGAGGGTGAGCTTCTCTTGCCCTATACATAAAATACTTATTTGCATTGAAGATATGCATATCTGA
Coding sequences within:
- the lysS gene encoding lysine--tRNA ligase — protein: MSIHWADVIAERLEGSGPHTIATGITPSGPVHIGNMREVMTAEAVYRALLDRGVEVRLIYIADNFDRLRRLYPFLPESFKEHIGKPLSEIPCPEGCCASYADHFLNPFLESMERLGIKPEIYRADLLYKEGRYNEAIKTAFSRKDEIARILKEVSGRAVPEGWSPFDAICSVCGRTNTTRVTGFDLDAETVDYVCSCGSQGTVPMAGGGKLVWRVDWPARWPIFQVTVEPFGKDHATAGGSYDTGKRISEEIYNYPAPFPVVYEWIHLKGVGAMHSSTGIVVTIQEMLDVVPPEVLRYLIIRNKPEKHIEFDPGLPLLSLVDEYDQRKGDERAIELSNVSKSGPFGIPFRHMVTAVQIARGDEEQLFVALERSGYDVVSRREEILARARNVQVWLEKYAPPYVKFQLQEKLPAEVNNLSAAERQGLGLLAQRIDEKTAAEIHDLVYAVAKEMNLDSKKFFQAVYLAFLGDRQGPKAGWFLASLDRDFVRSRLEEAAGSPD
- a CDS encoding nucleoside 2-deoxyribosyltransferase, producing MGQPHRIYLAGPIFSAGEIAWARELCNALREWLEEADVNGQIIWPYELSTNQWGAKEIFQENLRALDSCDLMVAILDGPQVDDGTAWEIGHFFQQRKRVLGIRTDIRNAGELKASRINLMIEFSCLSISSSIRELYSELEGLLA
- a CDS encoding metallophosphoesterase, whose product is MTAGLPAPGTCSSSSSGSTAPSASSIAPVFGAPLLLAEGKERLLIASDIHLGLEYELWLGGVSIPSQTKKILAALKGYLEAIRPDRLLILGDLKHNVPKTSWQERREIPGFLHQLSGLTKVDIVSGNHDSNLADMVPLGVRVHPPSGIVREGRGYFHGHTWPEERVVRSGLLVAAHLHPAVRLKDPLGNSQSHPVWARAPLKAEAIEEHYGLASSGEIIIMPAFNPLCGGLALNEPAEDMRGPVLAMADMECARLYLLDGTDLGLLAEIKASGGGSI
- the pyrE gene encoding orotate phosphoribosyltransferase, whose protein sequence is MQQDKRDLMVNDKDRLLRLLIERSLEIRPVTLSSGRKSDYYIDCKRVTLSPEGAYLTARLMLEMIHPQASAIGGLTLGADPIVSAISVLSHLQGRGLAGLIVRKEPKKHGTMSYVEGPMLEEGAKVAVVEDVVTSGASLLRAIERIAAAGYEPVQALAILDRQEGGREAIEERGFHLQALYNRSDLGLDDQKAN